A window of Paenibacillus polygoni contains these coding sequences:
- a CDS encoding amino acid ABC transporter ATP-binding protein: MTNMIEVTNLQKSFGDLHVLKKIDFNVKPGEVVAVIGPSGSGKSTMLRSLVNLEQVNGGSIRIGGEAIVSDGKYVSTAEIKRITARMGMVFQHFNLFPHLTVNENLELAPKVVKKESKAALKPRMADLLAKVGLSDKGDAYPANLSGGQKQRVAIARALMMNPEILLFDEPTSALDPELTGEVLRVIRKLADENMTMIIVTHEMNFARDVADRVIFMDQGEIAEEGTPEQIFGNPKLERTKAFLTRSE, from the coding sequence ATGACAAATATGATAGAAGTGACAAATCTACAAAAATCGTTTGGTGATTTGCATGTGTTAAAGAAGATAGATTTTAATGTGAAGCCGGGAGAAGTAGTGGCTGTAATAGGCCCTTCGGGTTCTGGAAAAAGTACAATGCTTCGCAGCTTAGTGAATCTGGAACAGGTTAATGGAGGAAGCATTCGCATCGGTGGCGAAGCCATTGTATCGGATGGAAAGTATGTGAGTACGGCGGAAATCAAACGGATTACGGCTCGCATGGGCATGGTATTTCAGCACTTTAACCTGTTCCCACACTTAACAGTCAATGAGAATTTGGAGCTTGCTCCGAAAGTGGTGAAAAAAGAAAGCAAAGCAGCATTAAAGCCGCGGATGGCTGATCTGCTTGCGAAAGTGGGTCTTTCGGATAAAGGGGATGCGTATCCTGCTAATCTATCAGGCGGGCAAAAACAGCGTGTTGCCATTGCCAGAGCGCTGATGATGAACCCGGAAATCCTGCTTTTTGATGAACCTACTTCGGCGCTCGATCCTGAGCTGACAGGAGAAGTACTTCGCGTTATTCGTAAACTTGCTGATGAGAACATGACGATGATCATTGTTACGCACGAAATGAACTTTGCCCGTGACGTAGCGGACCGCGTAATCTTTATGGATCAAGGTGAGATTGCAGAAGAAGGAACTCCAGAACAAATCTTCGGCAATCCGAAGCTGGAGCGTACAAAAGCATTTCTTACTCGAAGCGAGTAG
- a CDS encoding MerR family transcriptional regulator gives MDNQLMSIGMVKELTGLSERQIRYYEERQLVFPARTKGGSRRYSYEDVRKIREINQKLKEGFNTFELKEKRGKKNLM, from the coding sequence TTGGATAATCAACTTATGAGCATTGGTATGGTGAAGGAGTTAACCGGACTATCGGAGAGACAAATTAGATACTATGAAGAAAGGCAGCTTGTATTTCCGGCTAGAACGAAGGGAGGAAGCCGTAGATATTCTTATGAAGATGTACGTAAGATTAGAGAGATTAATCAGAAATTAAAGGAGGGATTTAATACGTTTGAACTGAAAGAGAAGAGAGGAAAGAAGAACCTAATGTAG
- a CDS encoding amino acid ABC transporter permease codes for MTLDYLWSITLPMLEGARTTLLLFFAAIILSIPLGFLFTLMANSKFKPLSAFAHTYIYVMRGTPLLLQLLFFCYGLPMLPVIGEHLVMDRAVAAGLAFILNYAAYFAEIFRGGLLSIDKGQYEASQVLGLNKFQTLTKVILPQMIRVVLPSTANESITLVKDTALLYAVAVPEVLHFAQTAVNRDATIVPFAIAAIIYLLMTLVLTLIFKALERKYKFE; via the coding sequence ATGACACTAGATTATCTTTGGAGTATTACACTTCCGATGCTCGAAGGTGCACGGACAACACTTTTACTATTTTTCGCAGCAATTATCTTGTCTATTCCGCTTGGATTTTTATTTACCCTGATGGCAAACAGTAAGTTTAAGCCGTTGTCTGCTTTTGCACATACGTACATTTATGTGATGCGAGGCACACCGCTGCTATTGCAATTATTGTTCTTCTGTTATGGACTACCTATGCTGCCTGTTATAGGGGAGCATCTCGTGATGGATCGTGCAGTTGCAGCAGGACTAGCGTTTATACTTAACTATGCTGCTTATTTTGCGGAAATTTTCAGAGGCGGCTTGCTGTCAATCGACAAGGGACAATATGAAGCTTCGCAGGTCCTTGGACTGAATAAATTTCAGACGTTAACCAAAGTTATCTTACCGCAGATGATTCGAGTTGTTCTTCCATCTACAGCAAATGAATCAATCACACTCGTGAAAGATACAGCATTATTGTACGCCGTAGCTGTACCGGAAGTACTTCATTTTGCACAAACGGCAGTGAACAGAGACGCAACGATCGTACCTTTTGCCATTGCCGCCATTATCTATTTATTAATGACACTTGTGCTGACGCTGATCTTCAAGGCGCTGGAGAGAAAGTACAAATTTGAATAA